The following are encoded in a window of Rosa chinensis cultivar Old Blush chromosome 4, RchiOBHm-V2, whole genome shotgun sequence genomic DNA:
- the LOC112199313 gene encoding late embryogenesis abundant protein D-34, which yields MSREQPRRPQEGQEPVKYGDIFNVSGDLASKTVAPQDAAMMQTAETMVLGQTQKGGPAAVMQSAATRNERAGLVRHDEATDVAGHEGVTVTEIDVPGRRTITESVGGQVIGQYVQPTPVTQVAAGGFMQQNAITIGEALEASAQTAGDRLVDQSDAAAIQAAEVRATGSNVIIPGGLAATAQSAAAHNAGTDREQDKIKVSDVLSGATAKLPADKAATRQDAEGVVSAELRNNPDMTTRPGGVAASVTAAARLNENMNVNT from the exons ATGAGTCGAGAACAGCCGAGAAGGCCTCAGGAGGGGCAAGAACCAGTCAAGTACGGCGACATTTTCAATGTCTCCGGCGACCTAGCATCCAAGACGGTAGCGCCACAAGATGCTGCGATGATGCAGACCGCTGAAACCATGGTGTTGGGGCAGACCCAGAAGGGCGGTCCGGCCGCTGTCATGCAGTCAGCCGCCACCCGAAACGAGAGAGCTGGCCTCGTCCGCCACGATGAGGCTACTGATGTAGCTGGACATGAAGGTGTCACTGTTACAGAGATTGATGTCCCTGGAAGGCGAACAATCACTGAATCAGTTGGTGGACAG GTTATTGGCCAGTATGTGCAGCCAACACCGGTTACACAAGTAGCTGCGGGAGGATTCATGCAGCAGAATGCAATAACTATAGGGGAGGCACTGGAGGCCTCGGCCCAAACAGCTGGGGATAGGCTAGTGGATCAGAGCGATGCCGCGGCAATTCAGGCTGCAGAGGTGCGAGCAACAGGCAGCAATGTGATAATTCCCGGGGGCCTGGCCGCGACAGCTCAATCTGCCGCAGCTCACAATGCGGGGACTGACAGGGAGCAAGACAAGATTAAGGTTTCTGATGTGCTCTCGGGTGCGACCGCCAAGTTACCCGCGGACAAGGCGGCAACTAGGCAGGATGCCGAAGGAGTGGTGAGTGCCGAGTTGAGGAACAACCCGGACATGACCACACGTCCAGGTGGAGTTGCGGCTTCTGTTACTGCAGCTGCCAGGCTGAACGAAAATATGAATGTGAACACGTAG